A section of the Aulosira sp. FACHB-615 genome encodes:
- a CDS encoding caspase family protein: MSINSEAEAQAILQKLRQVDAKLNSPQILFTIDHESDQRKKDAFNEARTKIVAQIRQLEDHSLSLLLANLQSNEASFQKGIDNLNREIEAANNIAKITEAIDRVLSVVTAIVIPTRGIGSRKIYVFLVGIDNYPDPKHHLDGCVNDIKAIEEYLNERFDPQEYQLHLLKLQDEQATREAIINGFRNHLCQAQKDDVVLFYYSGHGSQELAPKEFWHIEPDHLDETLVCYDSRTENGWDLADKELAKLIAEVAEKEPHITIIMDCCHSGSGTKDPMQETKERRLSIDKRERPLDSFIFTLEDLEKLTDSRERDPEKHPTGWKIPKGRHVLLAACRDYETAKEYPGKLRGYFSYYLMDTLTKTNGKLTYRDLFARTNAIVRSARSDQSPQLEVNHADDSNKFFLDGAIAEVEPYFIVKHDQTAGWVIEGGAVHGVQPPKNGETTSLALFKFDANNDDLHDPSKSVGTAKVTQVLPTKSKIDIEGIDHLATDTTFKAVVTSLPLPPLGVYFEGDEAGVNLAREQLNKAGLNGKPSAYIRESQEIGNADLRLLCHNDQYIIARPADEHPLVAQIDGYNPDNAEKAIKRLEHIARWTTIAQLKNTAATQIKAGDVKMELIFADQDSLPTKDIRLQYKYKNGNWQNPEFKLKLTNTTKRPLYCSLVTLSDSFAIEAPFFESGSVRLEAGGETYAQVDGDVWVPIGVPDNYWKQGITEYKDVIKLIVSNEEFNAKLLEQKALDVAPDKTRDIQSTNRSSLDRLMVRTQNRDIIRKTDAVKFDDWYAEEITITTVRPLESTPVSPGQEQQLGVGVKLQPHPSLKANVRLTTTPQVSRDLDNNIVPPILREDPQVTQPFQFTTSRGTDPGLTVLELRDVTNHEVVTPDAPLKLLVDAPLADNEYLLPIGYDGEFFLPLGRGQITNNGKTEIILERLPAPVSEGERSLQGAIRIFFQKVISQRLGREFKYPILAVPEITENKKKKIIYHNDEAYVREQVKNAKRIALYIHGIIGDTESLVSTIKHPVLQADGQKVSISELYDLVLTFDYENLNTSIEQNAQNLKRRLTNVGLGENHDKELHIIAHSMGGLVSRWFIEKEGGHKFVQHLIMLGTPNAGSPWSVVEDWVKLTLGIVLNSLATVSPPATVVGTLLGTLEQNIRVSLAQMNPASEFLNSLAASDDPGVPYSIIAGNTSIIPAALEEQPQKKSSVLKRLQQRLFNKVVELPFFGVPNDIAVKVDSIKSVPTGRSHPPHIQEIPCDHMSYFLGEPTEVGLQALIAAITRQK, translated from the coding sequence ATGTCTATTAATTCTGAAGCTGAAGCTCAAGCAATTTTGCAGAAATTAAGACAAGTTGATGCGAAACTTAACTCTCCACAAATTTTATTCACCATTGATCATGAAAGCGATCAACGTAAAAAAGATGCTTTTAACGAAGCGAGAACTAAAATCGTTGCTCAAATCCGACAACTAGAAGATCATAGCCTTTCTTTACTATTAGCAAATTTACAATCAAATGAAGCTTCGTTCCAAAAAGGAATAGATAACTTAAACCGCGAAATTGAAGCGGCTAATAATATAGCTAAAATTACAGAAGCAATTGATAGAGTCCTGAGTGTTGTCACTGCGATAGTGATTCCCACGAGAGGAATCGGAAGCCGGAAAATATACGTTTTCCTGGTAGGAATCGACAACTATCCCGATCCCAAACATCACCTCGATGGTTGTGTAAACGACATTAAAGCTATAGAAGAGTATCTAAACGAAAGGTTTGACCCGCAAGAATATCAACTGCATTTACTCAAGCTTCAAGATGAACAAGCAACCCGTGAGGCAATTATTAATGGCTTCCGCAACCATCTTTGTCAAGCACAAAAAGATGATGTAGTTTTGTTCTACTACAGTGGTCATGGTTCCCAGGAACTAGCACCGAAGGAATTTTGGCACATAGAACCAGACCATCTGGATGAAACTTTAGTCTGCTACGACAGTCGTACCGAGAACGGGTGGGATTTAGCAGATAAGGAGTTGGCGAAACTAATTGCAGAAGTCGCAGAAAAAGAGCCGCATATAACCATAATTATGGATTGTTGCCACTCTGGTTCTGGGACTAAAGACCCCATGCAGGAAACCAAAGAACGTCGCTTAAGCATAGACAAGCGAGAGCGTCCCTTGGATAGCTTTATATTTACGCTGGAAGATTTAGAGAAACTTACAGATTCCCGTGAACGTGACCCCGAAAAACACCCCACTGGTTGGAAAATCCCTAAAGGTCGTCATGTGCTGTTAGCCGCTTGTCGAGACTACGAAACAGCCAAGGAATACCCAGGCAAACTTAGGGGTTATTTCTCTTATTATTTAATGGATACGCTGACCAAGACAAACGGCAAGCTGACATATCGGGATTTATTTGCACGCACAAACGCTATTGTCCGCAGTGCAAGATCCGATCAGTCTCCACAATTGGAAGTAAATCATGCCGACGATAGTAACAAGTTCTTCCTCGACGGTGCGATCGCCGAAGTTGAACCATACTTCATTGTCAAGCATGACCAAACTGCTGGATGGGTGATTGAAGGTGGTGCTGTTCACGGAGTACAACCACCCAAAAATGGCGAAACTACCTCATTAGCACTGTTTAAATTTGATGCTAATAACGATGATTTGCACGACCCGTCAAAGTCTGTAGGTACAGCAAAAGTAACTCAGGTATTGCCAACTAAGAGCAAAATAGATATCGAAGGGATAGACCACCTAGCTACTGATACCACTTTTAAAGCAGTCGTTACCAGTTTACCCCTACCACCTTTAGGAGTTTACTTTGAAGGAGACGAAGCAGGTGTAAATTTAGCGCGTGAACAGCTAAACAAAGCTGGACTCAATGGTAAACCTTCAGCCTATATCCGCGAATCACAAGAAATCGGCAACGCAGATTTACGCTTGCTGTGTCACAATGACCAGTACATTATAGCTAGACCCGCAGATGAGCATCCCCTCGTAGCTCAAATTGATGGTTACAACCCCGACAACGCAGAGAAGGCAATTAAACGCTTAGAACATATTGCCCGGTGGACAACAATTGCTCAACTGAAAAATACTGCGGCGACTCAGATTAAAGCTGGTGATGTGAAGATGGAACTCATCTTTGCTGATCAGGACTCATTGCCAACCAAGGATATACGTTTGCAGTATAAGTATAAGAACGGTAATTGGCAAAATCCCGAATTTAAACTTAAACTTACCAATACCACTAAGAGGCCACTTTACTGTTCTTTGGTTACTCTTTCAGACAGTTTTGCTATTGAAGCACCATTTTTTGAATCTGGTAGCGTCAGGCTGGAAGCCGGAGGAGAAACTTATGCTCAAGTCGATGGAGACGTATGGGTGCCAATCGGAGTACCAGATAATTACTGGAAACAGGGAATTACTGAGTACAAAGATGTAATTAAGTTGATTGTCAGCAATGAAGAATTTAATGCCAAATTGCTAGAACAAAAAGCCCTGGACGTTGCTCCAGATAAAACTAGAGATATACAATCTACTAATCGAAGTAGTCTTGATCGTCTAATGGTGAGGACGCAAAATCGTGACATCATACGCAAAACAGACGCAGTAAAGTTTGATGATTGGTATGCAGAGGAAATCACAATTACCACAGTCCGCCCCTTGGAATCTACCCCGGTTTCCCCAGGACAAGAACAACAATTAGGAGTAGGGGTGAAATTACAACCCCATCCCAGCTTAAAAGCAAATGTTCGTCTCACGACTACACCACAAGTCAGCCGAGATTTGGATAATAACATTGTGCCTCCCATTCTGCGGGAAGATCCTCAAGTAACTCAACCTTTCCAATTTACAACCAGTCGGGGTACAGACCCAGGATTAACTGTACTGGAACTGAGGGACGTTACAAATCACGAAGTTGTTACCCCTGATGCACCTCTGAAGTTGTTGGTTGATGCACCCCTAGCAGATAATGAATATCTGCTTCCTATAGGTTATGACGGTGAATTTTTCTTACCTCTAGGGCGTGGTCAAATAACTAACAACGGTAAAACAGAAATTATCCTCGAAAGATTACCAGCCCCCGTGAGTGAAGGAGAACGTAGCCTGCAAGGTGCAATCCGCATCTTCTTTCAAAAAGTAATCAGCCAGCGTTTGGGACGAGAATTTAAGTATCCGATATTGGCAGTACCTGAAATAACGGAGAACAAGAAAAAGAAAATAATCTATCATAACGATGAAGCTTATGTGAGAGAGCAGGTAAAAAATGCTAAACGAATTGCCCTCTACATTCATGGAATTATTGGCGATACCGAAAGTTTAGTATCTACTATTAAACACCCTGTATTGCAGGCAGATGGGCAAAAGGTTTCCATCAGCGAACTTTACGACCTCGTTCTTACCTTTGATTATGAAAATTTGAATACTTCTATTGAGCAGAATGCCCAAAATTTAAAACGACGGCTAACAAATGTAGGGTTAGGAGAAAACCACGATAAAGAACTACACATTATTGCTCACTCAATGGGTGGTTTAGTATCTCGTTGGTTTATTGAAAAGGAAGGTGGGCATAAATTTGTCCAACACCTAATTATGTTGGGTACACCAAACGCCGGTTCTCCTTGGTCTGTAGTAGAAGATTGGGTAAAACTGACTCTGGGTATTGTACTCAACAGTCTTGCTACAGTTTCTCCCCCGGCAACAGTAGTAGGTACTTTGTTGGGTACATTAGAACAAAATATCCGGGTATCTCTAGCCCAAATGAACCCAGCTTCGGAATTTCTCAATTCTCTTGCAGCTAGTGACGACCCTGGTGTTCCATACTCAATTATCGCTGGCAATACTTCTATTATTCCCGCAGCATTAGAAGAACAACCACAGAAAAAGTCCAGTGTCTTGAAACGGTTACAACAACGTTTATTTAATAAAGTAGTAGAATTACCGTTCTTTGGTGTACCGAATGATATAGCTGTAAAGGTGGATAGTATCAAGAGTGTTCCTACAGGGCGATCGCATCCTCCCCACATTCAAGAAATACCTTGCGACCACATGAGTTATTTCCTTGGCGAACCAACTGAAGTTGGTTTACAAGCTTTGATTGCTGCGATTACAAGGCAGAAATAA
- a CDS encoding RNA-binding protein: MLRVRNLPVHITEDDIVQIFWEYVKIKIDKNYVVKIERIENEKSFAIAWVKLDENNEEIAKDKLHGKRLDPKWGANKPLEVDITWGDGIMPDQPEAEPIKPPIEDKQNGDKKRKSP, from the coding sequence ATGCTCAGAGTCAGAAACTTACCAGTTCATATTACTGAAGACGATATAGTACAGATTTTTTGGGAATATGTAAAAATTAAAATAGATAAAAATTATGTTGTAAAGATAGAAAGAATTGAAAATGAAAAAAGTTTTGCTATTGCGTGGGTGAAGCTAGACGAGAATAACGAAGAGATTGCTAAGGATAAATTACATGGAAAAAGATTAGATCCAAAATGGGGAGCGAATAAGCCCCTTGAGGTCGATATAACTTGGGGGGATGGCATAATGCCAGATCAGCCTGAAGCAGAGCCAATAAAGCCGCCAATAGAAGATAAGCAAAATGGAGACAAGAAAAGGAAAAGCCCATAG